DNA sequence from the Procambarus clarkii isolate CNS0578487 chromosome 9, FALCON_Pclarkii_2.0, whole genome shotgun sequence genome:
GAGtagcaacactttggcaacaagcaACATAGTGTATACCCACTGAACTACATTGCTGGGGTGCGGAGAtatcaacccagctggcgaccttgttaagatagAGAGATGCAGGTGGGAAAGGAATTCCTACAACTTTTTgtttggcaggcaagactcaggggaagTGTTGTTAAAGGTAAGCCTGagacttccttcactcctccgtgGGTCTAGGCTGGAATTGCtaatagcagtttccccgtgggtgACTGAAGAGCCACAGGGTGAATCAGTGACCCCTTCGTGGTCAGAAAGAAGATCTGCGGTGGTGGGCATCacgtggtcctctcctgtgggaccaggTGACTCTGGTGAGTCAcgtgagacagagagactgagtacTCTGTctcctgagcccctagcagcccccCCTTGCTGGCGGAGCTCCAGCCCACCCCCCTTAACAagaattggcgaccttgccaagaTACGTTCGTCCAGgtaaagtgttgccagggtacgttCGTTAGCCTACAGTGTTGCCCAGCTTTCAggacagtgttgccagggtaccaaTACAGTGTTACCAGTGTCGTGATCAGTGTTGCCTGTGAATTCAGTGATAGTGTAACCCATCCAGCTAAAgggctgaaacggtgaaattagtgggtGCTGTTGTGTATGCTCGATaacatagagatggaggaagataaAGTAAAGAAGTTTATTGCGACGAGGGATGAGAAAATTTTGGAGGAGTATACAAAAgctcagctccaacaagtggcaaaccactcagGTAGCTGAGcgtaggatagagatcatggcacagctcacagctcgagaggagccATCCCAGGGAGGGTCGTCCCAAGGCGAGCCGTCCCAAGCTCCTACCAGTGTGGCCAGAACTCACAGTGAACGTGAAAGCAGAGGGGGATCCAAAAGTAGCAGGAAGGGCATGCAGCTGGAGATAATGCGAATGCAATTAGAGACCAAACTGcgtcgagaggagagagaagcacagcTGCAACGCGAGGAGAGAGAGGTGCAGTTGCGGCGtgaagagtgtgagagagaggcgCAGCTGAAACGAGAAGAAAGAGAGGCGCGGCTGAAACGGGAAGACAGGGAAGCCCAGCTACAAATGTGGCGAGCCGAGATAGAGGCGAACAGGGAGGTCGAGCTGAGGGCTAGTCTCGATACCTGCACGTCAGGACGACCTCAAGGCCCGGGAGCACGATCTACCCACCTATGATCCTCTGGAGGCCGAGGCTTTCTTCCGCCATTTTGAGAGGATAGCAACATTGAAGGAATGGCCAGAGGAGGATTGGGCTGTGTTAGTGTAGAGtagattgactggtgaggccagAGAAACTTATAACATGTTGGACATCGAGGAGTGCGCCATATACAACACAATCAGGAACGCGGTTGTCCTCTCATATAGACTAACTCCGGAGGTCTACATGAAACGCTTCCGTGATTGCACAAGGGCATCGGGAAGGTCATATGCTGAAACTGCTCGGGACATGAAACGCGGGTTTCTATGATGTCTGAAGGCCAAAGAGGTAGAGACGATAGTGGAGCTGAAGCAGTTGATAGTGATGGAAAAATTCATGTTGATGCTCCATCTGGAACTCAAGGTCAGAGTGAAGAAGGCAGGAATAAAGGACCTTAAAGCTGCAGTGGACCGAGCTGACATGCAGGAGGAGGCACTGCACCTCAGAATGGAAGGACTGCCCAGACAATCGCCATTGGGATACCTTTAGGTCTAGAGGGTACTTTAAGAGTTCAGGAGGAAcgtggactctcccaagagtagtttgCCCAGTGAAGTAaaccggttcaagagctcaagggacacggggaggaagccccaagctgtgagccgtGGACCGAACTCGGGAGCCGGAGgtgctgcccgggaaccgacgatgtgaagtccaaggaggacccagggaacatCTTCCGTGGGTGCTACCAGGGTGACTGGTACAGGGTCGCCCAGGAGAGGTGGCcggtgttacaactgtgggaggggggggcgagGACATTTTGCACgggagtgcggtcgccccaggcGTGGTGGGAACGTGGCTTTCAGGAGAGTAGGGAGCAAAGGAGCCAACGATACCTTAAGTAATATGCCAGCtatgagggagaagaggattcactcctttgtgtgtgaggggacggggAAGATAAGAGGAGCTGATCCTGTACCAGGAAGGATGCTGAGGGACACGGGAtccgacttcacccttgttagtgaatccctcttccccgagGACTACAAAAGTTACAGTACATGGGAAGGCCTGATAAGAACGTTGGGGGgacaagtgaggatgccccttcatAAAGTGACTCTTGATTCAGACTATGGTTGCCAGACTCTCGTGGTAGAGACTGCCCAGAATGGaagctcaggtgatcctagggaaCGACTCCTGTGGGGAATTGTGTACTCTTGAACTCGATTAAGGGCACAGAGTGAATAGAGccctatcgacagagcagcaCAACGGATGCCAGAAGTGACGCGacggaaattgcgagagtggcatttccggtatgcgcgGTGATGTTGAGATGGCGTCAGGGAAGGTGATGTGAGCTGATCCTGTCACGCCGAAGAGAACATGCCGGGTGACCTGGAGCTCGATCATTTGTTCTGAGAGGAGGCCAGAGGACAAGTGATAGGTGAGGAAGAGTCGGATAAGGGTATCCAAGTTACTTTCACCAGTCTCCACTCCACCAGTTACCACTCACCAGGTATGGACAGCGCCCATCTAGGTGAGATGCAAAGGGAAGAGTTTCCGGAGTTGGTGCGGGAGGCAGAAGGAGGTCTCACCAGACCCGAGTCACCGACTCACTTCTTCatggagaagggagtgctaatgaggcaATGGAGACCGGTAAGGGAGGAAGCGGGTGATGGTATGCTGAGAGTaaggcatcaggtggtggtgccgGCGCAGTACAGAAGCACGGTGCTAAAGCTTGCACACTCAGTGGATATCGCGGGTCATTTGGGAGTGACCAATACCTTAAACTGGcttcgggaacatttttattggccgggcatggacgcggatgtaagaaaAATCTGCAAGACGTATTTCCCGTGCCAGAGGgcggggaagaacgtccctgccatcccgaaagcacttttggttccagttcctgcgtttggccaggcgtttgaacgcctaataatcgacgtgGTGGGACCATTACCTAGGACAAGAAagggaaataattacttattgacaatcatgtgtgcttcgatgagatttccagaggcgatcccagtACAGAAGGTGACATCAAGATGTGTCATGGGACACTTTCAGCGATCCTTTGCTTGGGTAGGAgtgcccaaggagatccagtcTGACTGCGGAAGTATTTTCCAGTCGAagtggtttaggcaggctattgcaATTTGGGGAATTGCCCAACTACGATCGTCACCCTAGAGATctcaatcgcagggagcgattgagagATTCCACTCCACCCTGAAGACTGTTTTGAGAGTGTATTGTGAggaacagggaggaggagtgggacGAGGCTGTCTACCCAGCCCGATTTTTAATCagagatgctatagttgagtctctggaATTCTCTCCTTTCCAACTAGTATTCGGGCATAAAGTGAGGAGCCCTGCTGAAGGAGCAGTTGACGGCGGAGAAGACGTTAGTGACAGTGGAGGAGTATGTGCAGAAACTCCAAGAAcgattgaaaacggcgaaggagctGGCTGCTGAGCACCTGAAGACAGCTCAAaagaagatgtcgatctggtatGCAGGAATGCAGACCTAAGGGAGTTAGAGGTGGGAACCAGAGTGATGATCTTGctacctgggagaggtagagtgacggaatcacgctttggtggtccatactcggttgtCAGGCGTCTGGGTCCGgtaagttatgagatcagcaagccgaatcgcTCCCACAAGACACAGGTTTGTCATATCAACCGTTCAAAGCCGTACTTCCCAGAGGAGCAGGAGAGTGCGATAGTGAAAGGAACAACACAGTCGCAAaaagggaaattggttctgtgtatggacATGAATCAAGTGTTGCCagcagaggaaggaaagtgggcccgtgccgatggtacgcgcctgtcaAATACAGAGATACCTGAGAACCAAGAATGAGTATGtttgtgtgagaagagaagcagataaaaagtatgaaaatgatatagcaaataaaaaccacagaaccaaagctactccacagtcaaatcaagaggaaaacaacagtgaaagaacaggtgatgaaatgtagaatgggtgaggacaggtatacagagtatgacaaagaggtgtgtgaagtacTCAACTAGTGGTTCTAAgagatcttcacagcagaacgagGTGAGATCACTGCATTAGGAAAGATGGCAGTAAACAaggcagccttggaagggttcgaaattacaagatatGAGGTCAAGAGATAtccgttggatctggacgtgagtaaggctgttggtccagacggaatctcaccatgggtattgaaagagtgtgcagaagcactatgcttgccactcttcatagtgtattgTAGGTCATTAGGGCCGGGAGacataccagaaatatggaagaaagGTAATGTATttcaaatatacaaaaagagagagacagacaagaggcactgaactacaggccagtgtccttaacctgtataccatgcaaTGTGATGGCGAAGATCGTGAGTAAAAACattgtaacacatctggagagaagggcctTGACCTGAtacatcgccaacatgggttcagggaggataaatcttgccttattggcttaatatttacacttgaaactgtttatgcactctgccttcaccacttctcttcctaatgcattcgatttgtcaactactctgacaccaaaaaagttctttctaatatctctgtggctcaattgggTACTCTAGCGTCCCCTTGTGGGTGTGCCCCATTGTTAAATAGCTTTATCTGCCCtataaattcctttgagaatcttgtatgtggtgatcatgtccccgctaattcttctgtctttcagcgacgtcAGGTTTAATTCCTGAGGCCTCTCCTTGGAGCTCATACGTCAgagttcaggtactagtctggtggcaaacctatgaacctttttcagtttagttttatggttaactagatatggactccatgctggagctgcatactccaggattagtctgacatatggtgttcaaagttctgaatgattccttacacaagtttccagcatccgttcttatgttggccagtctggcatataccactgatgttatcctcttggtgTGGGCTTCAAGGGATAGATCTGGCAtgttatcaacccccaaatctttctttctctctaactcttgaagaacttcatctcccaaatgattccttgcatccggcctcctgctccctacacccatcttaattacattacattttcttgggttaaactctagcaaccatttgttcgaccatttcttcagtttgcCTAGGTGttcctgaagcctcaagcagtcctcctctgtcataatcctactcataattttggcatcgtcagcaaacattgagaggaatgggtCTGTACTCtgtaggagatcatttacgtatatcagcaacaggataggaccgagtacagagccctatgggactccaatggtgattttacgccaatctgaggtctcaccccacaatgtaactctgcttcctattgctttggtactcccttatctactggagcacctttccagttactcctgcttgtttctcgagcttatgtaccagcctcatatggggtactgtgtgaaaggctttccagcattccaagaaaatgcagtctgccgatccttctctttcttgcttaatctttatcacctggttgtagaattctattaagccagtaaggcaagatttatcatccctgaacctatgttggctATTTGTCACGTCAGGGCTCTTCTCTTCAgatttgttactattttttttctcacgatcttcgccATCACATTGCATAGTATacaggttaaggacactggcctgttgttcagtgcctcttgtctgtctctctttttgtatattgggaataCATTACCTGTCTTCCAtaatttctggtaggtcttccgtctctattatacactatatatatatagtatactatagtatactactatacactatggagagtggcaagcaaagtacttCTGCACACTCATTCAAtaaccatggtgagattctgtctggaccaacagccttactcacgtccagatccaacagatatctcttgacctcatctctggtaatttccaacccttccaaggccaccaGGTTAACTGCACCTTTCCTAACGCAGTGACCTCTcctcgttctgttgtgaagacctcctggaaccacttgttgagttcttcacacacctctttgtcatattCTGTATACCTGTTCTCAACCCTTCTATGTTttgtcacctgttctttcactgttgttttcctcctgatgtgactgtggggtagcatgggttcggtcttggctttatttactatactatttacattttttttctgcttctcttatcacactaacatactcattcctggttctcaggTATCTCTCGCTGATCTCTGGTGTactgttattctggaagttcctccacgcccttttgctctcttcctttgcttccataaatGCCTAACTATACAACGGATTCATCTTCTGCTTCTTGGATTTtcgcttttgggccgggataacctgtttactgcctcctgacacttttggatgACATAGTCCATTATATCTTGTTCGGACGtagctctgagttctgtgtcctatGGTATATCCTTTAGGAAACTTCTAAtcacctcataattccccttttgaAACGCCAGCTATTgtttcctatttttttttttggggggggggggagataattccaagCTTTACCAGGTACTCAAGGATCTATACACTGTAattactcattcccaagggtgcttccaactaaACTTCCCTTATATTCAACttctttagggtaaatatcagatcaatcatggctggttcatctttccctctcattcttgtcagttctttgatgtgttggctttgaaagtttcttgttgccacatccagcagcttagctcttcatGTGTCTGGTCTTCCATGTCTCCGAgtggggtctctgttctcccaatctatcttcctgtggttgaagtcccccatgaatagtagtccagatcctttcctgctagcaacagaagctgctctctttattatattaatggtggccatgtttttttgtcatattcctgtctggatctTCTGTCAATATGTAGGGGAGTTAAATATGACTACGATTATAAGTTGTTCTCCTCCAATTGCtaaggtacctgttatgtagtctctgaaactttTACAGCCCTGAATAATCATCTCCTCAtaactccagccttttcttatcagcagagctacaccatcacctcctcttccttctctatctttcctcacaacatagtACTCCAgtagaaacactgcatttgttatggttttcgttagttctgtttctgtgagtgttattatgtctgggttttcttctagtacccattctccaggttcatttgttttatttgtattatCATTTACGTTAGTGTCCATGGCCTTgacactcactttcttctgttccttctcatgtccccttcttggtgagcgttctgctgatgggggaagctgttccttaGCGgttaggatttgtgaggtggttttaacagggtctcagaggatactggggagAGGGAtgaggggtcaagtgaagggaagGACAGGGAGGTTAAGGAATGAAGagggaggaggaaaagggaggagagggaggagagggagaggggggcatggtgggagtgggagaggggtagcaggacgggtatggggtgaagGGGACGGAGGGATGGCTGAGTATTTgagtgagggcagggagggttcgggctagagagggatttcaatgcagaggagggtggtgatgTGGCCGTCCCTTCTTGTGTTACTGGGTTCCTGGTTGTGGGTTCTCCTCTTACCTCTGGGACGTTGTGTTTTGGGCTGTGATTTACTGTTTCTCTCCTCTCACCCTAagtttcttccttgcttctgtcgTCATTGCTCTCTCTTCCTTAACACCTTCTCAATGCTTTGTTCAGCGTTTTCCGTCTCTAGCCCTTTTAGTATTTCACTCATTGCCTCTCTCTCTGTTATTACGATCTCATTGTGTCCTCTCGCAATTctgtactctcaccagcacctctctttccatgttactctcaccaacacctctccttccatgctactctcaccagcacctctccttccatgctactctcaccagcacctctccttccatgttactctcaccagcacctctccttccatgctactctcaccagcacctctccttccatgttactctcaccaacacctctccttccatgctactctcaccagcacctctccttccatgctactctcaccagcacctctccttccatgttactctcactagcacctctccttccatgttactctcaccagcacctctccttccatgttactctcaccaacacctctccttccatgctactctcaccagcacctctccttccatgatactctcaccagcatgTATGCAAAatttttggacccctacttcaaCCTGTCTTGGTCGTCCTATGTCAATTATCTCTGGGTCAATGCTCTCAAGGTCTTACCTTACCTATATTTTGTGAGAGGAGAGGAAGGGGGACTTTCAGATAGTGAACGTGTTTCTGTTTATGCTCTCTAATGCCATCTAACTAGACTATAGCTGTTTCTTCATCGGGTTCTCATTGGGTTCATTGGGTTCTCCATCGACCCTtgtccaactacttgggctggacgttagagcgacggtctcgctacatgcaggtcggcgttcaatctccaaccgtccacaagtggttgggcaccattccttccccccgtcccatcccaaatctttatcctgaccccttccaagtgctatatagcacttggctttgcgcttttcccctgatagttcccttccctttccatCATAGTCTGGCGCGGTGTTTCGCACAGCTTGCACTCGGGCTCTGGTTCTTTTCATCCTT
Encoded proteins:
- the LOC138362930 gene encoding dynein regulatory complex protein 12-like; translation: MAQLTAREEPSQGGSSQGEPSQAPTSVARTHSERESRGGSKSSRKGMQLEIMRMQLETKLRREEREAQLQREEREVQLRREECEREAQLKREEREARLKREDREAQLQMWRAEIEANREVELRASLDTCTSGRPQGPGARSTHL